A stretch of Desulfuromonas acetexigens DNA encodes these proteins:
- a CDS encoding flagellar hook basal-body protein, which yields MSTGKYAALSAARTAMQSLDTITHNMANLRTSGYKRGRVAFAAALSEAQSCNQGKGLNFAKGQEGFSDFSQGVITTTGQPLDLAIAGSGYFKVGDDLGNIFYTRQGNFSLNTEGNMVAAGGFKLLNEGNAPIVIDGPVKIIGEDGTIQMESGATQKIPLYDVEDSALLERSGGSYFTLQEGGLEQPSPNSRVLQGNIEESNVSILQEMARMVEIQRVFENSQKAMLNYSTISEKTNEIGILA from the coding sequence ATGAGTACAGGAAAATACGCAGCGCTTTCGGCGGCCCGGACCGCCATGCAGAGCCTCGATACCATTACCCACAACATGGCCAACCTGCGCACTTCCGGTTACAAGCGGGGGCGCGTGGCTTTCGCCGCCGCGCTCAGCGAAGCCCAGTCCTGCAACCAGGGCAAGGGGCTCAATTTCGCCAAGGGCCAGGAAGGCTTCAGCGATTTTTCCCAGGGGGTCATCACCACCACCGGTCAGCCTCTCGATCTGGCCATCGCCGGTTCCGGCTACTTCAAGGTCGGCGACGATCTCGGCAACATCTTTTACACCCGTCAGGGCAATTTCTCGCTGAACACCGAAGGCAACATGGTCGCCGCCGGTGGCTTCAAGCTCCTTAACGAAGGGAATGCGCCGATCGTCATCGACGGCCCGGTAAAGATCATCGGCGAAGACGGCACCATCCAGATGGAATCGGGCGCGACCCAGAAAATCCCCCTTTACGATGTGGAAGACAGCGCCCTGCTGGAGCGTTCCGGCGGCTCCTACTTCACCCTGCAGGAAGGGGGCTTGGAGCAGCCGTCGCCCAACTCCCGGGTGCTGCAGGGGAACATCGAGGAATCGAACGTGAGCATCCTTCAGGAAATGGCACGCATGGTAGAAATCCAGCGGGTTTTTGAAAACAGCCAGAAGGCGATGCTCAATTACAGCACTATTTCCGAAAAAACCAACGAAATCGGCATACTCGCTTAA
- the acnA gene encoding aconitate hydratase AcnA, which yields MPRPSLDSLKTRRTLAVAGTPYDYYSLAAAAEQLGDLSRLPHTLKILLENLLRHEDGETVTTADMRALAGWLERRHGEREIAFRPARVLMQDFTGVPAVVDLAAMRDALVRAGGEAQTVNPRIPVDLVIDHSVTVDYYGTADAFARNVAAEMERNRERYTLLRWAQLAFDQFRVVPPGTGICHQVNLEYLGRTVWSEEQDGRKLAYPDTLVGTDSHTTMINGLAILGWGVGGIEAEAAMLGQPVSLLIPEVVGVRLTGALRAGVTATDLVLTLTEMLRAYGVVDKFVEFFGPGLNRLPLADRATIANMAPEYGATCGFFPIDGITLDYLRLTGRDEATLALVEAYAKAQGLWRTDDAPEPLFSAVLELDLAEVVPSLAGPKRPQDRVPLTALKAATEQAIGAQNLERSVQMAGTEQELRPGDLVIAAITSCTNTSNPAVMLGAGLLAKKAVARGLGVRPWVKTSLAPGSPVVSDYLQRTGLQDFLDRLGFRLAGYGCTTCIGNSGPLDEPVARAIAEGDLAVGAILSGNRNFEGRIHPLTRLNWLASPPLVVAYALAGTTRIDLDREPLGTGSDGKPVFLREIWPSPAEIAELAGRIDAELFRARYANVFHGQESWRQLPVPTGLTYAWDSASTYVQEPPFFLSPTEVERGFAGFRDARVLALLGDSITTDHISPAGAIPAESPAGRYLLDRGVPQEEFNSYGARRGNHQVMLRGTLANIRIRNEMVPGVEGGVTRHLPSGAELSIYDGAMRYQAEGTPLLIVAGKEYGTGSSRDWAAKGTLLLGVRAVLAESFERIHRSNLIGMGVLPLQFRPGENRKTLGLDGNERFSLDGGDQPLTPGQTLTLRINRGDGRAEVISVLCRLDTQIEVAYYQSGGILNDVLRRLGAP from the coding sequence ATGCCCCGACCTTCCCTGGACAGCCTCAAGACCCGGCGCACCCTCGCTGTCGCCGGTACCCCTTACGATTATTACAGCCTGGCGGCCGCCGCCGAACAGCTCGGGGATCTCTCCCGGCTCCCCCATACCTTGAAGATCCTGCTCGAAAACCTGCTGCGCCACGAGGACGGCGAGACGGTGACAACGGCGGATATGCGCGCCCTGGCCGGCTGGCTGGAAAGGCGGCATGGGGAGCGGGAGATCGCCTTTCGCCCGGCGCGGGTCCTGATGCAGGACTTTACCGGCGTGCCGGCGGTCGTCGATCTGGCCGCCATGCGTGACGCCCTGGTCCGCGCCGGAGGGGAGGCGCAGACGGTTAATCCCCGCATTCCCGTCGATCTGGTGATCGACCACTCGGTGACGGTCGACTACTACGGCACGGCCGATGCTTTCGCCCGCAACGTCGCGGCGGAGATGGAACGCAACCGCGAACGCTACACCCTCTTGCGCTGGGCGCAGCTCGCCTTCGACCAGTTTCGCGTCGTCCCCCCCGGCACCGGCATCTGCCATCAGGTCAACCTCGAATATCTCGGGCGCACGGTCTGGAGCGAGGAGCAGGATGGCCGCAAGCTCGCCTATCCCGACACCCTGGTCGGTACCGACAGCCACACCACCATGATCAACGGTCTCGCCATCCTCGGCTGGGGCGTGGGGGGGATCGAAGCCGAAGCGGCCATGCTCGGCCAGCCCGTCTCCCTGCTCATCCCCGAGGTCGTCGGGGTGCGCCTCACCGGCGCCCTGCGCGCGGGGGTGACGGCCACCGACCTGGTGCTGACCCTGACCGAGATGCTGCGCGCCTACGGCGTCGTCGACAAATTCGTCGAATTCTTCGGCCCGGGGCTGAACCGCCTGCCCTTGGCCGATCGCGCCACCATCGCCAACATGGCCCCGGAGTACGGCGCTACCTGCGGTTTTTTCCCCATCGACGGGATTACCCTCGACTATCTGCGTCTGACCGGACGGGACGAGGCCACCCTCGCCCTGGTCGAAGCCTACGCCAAGGCCCAGGGCTTGTGGCGCACCGATGACGCACCCGAGCCGCTCTTCAGCGCCGTGCTCGAACTCGACCTGGCCGAAGTCGTCCCGAGTCTGGCCGGGCCCAAACGGCCCCAGGACCGGGTCCCCCTGACCGCCCTCAAAGCCGCCACCGAACAGGCCATCGGCGCGCAAAACCTGGAGCGGTCGGTTCAAATGGCGGGGACGGAGCAGGAGCTGCGCCCGGGGGATCTGGTCATCGCCGCCATCACCTCCTGCACCAACACCTCCAATCCGGCGGTCATGCTCGGCGCCGGGCTGCTGGCGAAAAAGGCGGTGGCCCGGGGGTTGGGGGTCCGCCCCTGGGTGAAGACCTCCCTGGCTCCCGGCTCGCCGGTGGTCAGCGACTACCTGCAACGCACCGGCCTGCAGGACTTTCTCGACCGTCTCGGCTTTCGCCTGGCCGGTTACGGCTGCACCACCTGCATCGGCAACTCGGGCCCCCTCGACGAGCCGGTGGCCCGGGCCATCGCCGAGGGCGATCTGGCCGTCGGCGCCATCCTCTCCGGCAACCGCAACTTCGAGGGACGCATCCATCCCCTGACCCGCCTCAACTGGCTGGCCTCGCCGCCGCTGGTGGTGGCCTACGCCCTGGCCGGGACCACGCGCATCGACCTGGACCGGGAACCCCTGGGCACGGGGAGCGACGGCAAGCCGGTCTTTCTGCGGGAGATCTGGCCGAGCCCGGCGGAAATCGCCGAACTCGCCGGCCGGATCGACGCCGAACTCTTCCGCGCCCGCTACGCCAACGTCTTTCATGGCCAGGAGAGCTGGCGGCAACTGCCCGTTCCCACCGGCCTGACCTACGCCTGGGACAGCGCCTCGACCTACGTGCAGGAACCGCCCTTTTTTCTCTCGCCGACCGAGGTCGAACGCGGCTTTGCCGGATTCCGCGACGCCCGCGTCCTCGCCCTGCTCGGCGATTCCATCACCACCGACCACATCTCCCCCGCCGGCGCCATCCCCGCGGAGAGTCCGGCCGGCCGCTACCTGCTCGATCGGGGCGTCCCCCAGGAGGAATTCAACTCCTACGGCGCGCGGCGCGGCAATCATCAGGTGATGTTGCGCGGCACCCTGGCCAATATCCGCATCAGGAATGAAATGGTTCCGGGGGTGGAGGGGGGCGTTACCCGGCACCTGCCGAGCGGCGCGGAGCTGAGCATCTACGACGGCGCCATGCGCTACCAGGCGGAGGGGACGCCGCTGCTCATCGTCGCCGGCAAGGAGTACGGCACCGGTTCCAGTCGCGATTGGGCGGCCAAGGGGACGCTGCTGCTCGGGGTGCGGGCGGTACTGGCGGAAAGCTTCGAGCGCATCCACCGTTCCAACCTCATCGGCATGGGCGTTCTGCCCCTGCAGTTCCGCCCCGGGGAAAACCGCAAAACCCTGGGTCTCGACGGCAACGAACGTTTCAGCCTCGATGGCGGAGACCAGCCCCTGACGCCGGGACAAACCCTGACTCTGCGGATAAATCGTGGTGACGGCCGGGCGGAAGTGATTTCCGTCCTTTGCCGCCTCGACACCCAGATTGAAGTTGCCTACTACCAGAGCGGGGGGATTCTTAACGATGTGCTGCGCCGACTGGGTGCCCCTTGA
- the flgA gene encoding flagellar basal body P-ring formation chaperone FlgA, with amino-acid sequence MPQLVSIALLLFSLLGATGASAEEISLRANALVADAMVTLGDLAELDEETAPFAALQLMRSPDPGQERVLSAALIRQALLQRAPELNEVAWAGAQTVTVRRDGLVIDQPALEQLLASYLKVNRERLPKARIAFKNMQFPTSFVLPKGKLATEVIPADSRILGSRRFTVIFRVDGQVVRNLSLRGELEALAPVVVAAADLDRGTILGEADLDLVEMDITSLRNPCLDPGAVLGQKLKRPVRQGTPLDPATVEMPPVISRGETVTILLSRGTLSLTARGQALENGLQDETIRVRNNDSQRDISGRVVEPGVVMVEQ; translated from the coding sequence ATGCCCCAGCTTGTATCGATTGCCCTGCTCCTTTTTTCCCTCCTGGGTGCTACCGGCGCCTCGGCCGAGGAAATCTCCCTGCGTGCCAACGCCTTGGTGGCGGATGCCATGGTGACCTTGGGGGATCTGGCCGAGCTCGACGAGGAGACCGCCCCCTTTGCCGCGCTTCAGCTGATGCGGAGCCCCGATCCGGGGCAGGAGCGGGTGCTCTCCGCCGCGTTGATCCGCCAGGCCCTTCTGCAACGGGCGCCCGAGCTGAATGAGGTGGCCTGGGCCGGTGCGCAGACGGTGACGGTGCGCCGCGACGGCCTGGTGATCGATCAGCCCGCGCTGGAGCAGCTCCTTGCGAGCTACCTCAAGGTCAACCGCGAGCGCCTGCCCAAGGCCCGCATCGCCTTCAAGAATATGCAGTTTCCGACGAGTTTCGTGCTGCCCAAAGGCAAGCTCGCCACCGAGGTCATTCCCGCCGATTCCCGTATTCTCGGCAGTCGCCGTTTTACCGTGATCTTCCGGGTGGATGGGCAGGTGGTGCGCAATCTCAGCCTGCGCGGCGAACTCGAAGCCCTGGCGCCGGTGGTGGTGGCCGCCGCCGATCTCGACCGGGGGACGATTCTGGGGGAGGCAGACCTCGATCTGGTGGAGATGGATATCACTTCCCTGCGCAATCCCTGTCTCGATCCCGGTGCCGTGCTCGGTCAGAAGCTCAAACGGCCGGTGCGTCAGGGGACACCCCTCGATCCGGCGACAGTGGAGATGCCGCCGGTCATTTCCCGGGGGGAGACGGTGACCATCCTCCTCAGCCGGGGAACGCTCAGCCTCACCGCCCGGGGGCAGGCCCTGGAGAACGGCCTTCAGGACGAAACGATCCGCGTGCGCAACAACGACAGTCAGCGGGACATCTCCGGCCGGGTCGTGGAGCCCGGCGTGGTCATGGTGGAGCAGTGA
- a CDS encoding PP2C family protein-serine/threonine phosphatase, whose product MKNADHIVFDIDLAQEIQQLLLPKNSPTCDWCCLGVKNRMAIGLGGDYFDFLTAPSGCQVIFLGDVTGHGLTASVVMSLIYGYLHHATVRQCTPLETVAMVNSFLRSFATRSDRFDYLFSSSLFFSVIDPDTLTMRYVNAGHVPPMVRRGGEIFHLVPTGVPLGFFDDPEMAMCTFQFNKGDRLLLTTDGITDASNDLGEFFGNSRLEETLRSFQGDHLEFLDEIYRAIADFGAAEILKDDCTAIVADFHGPVFR is encoded by the coding sequence ATGAAAAACGCCGACCACATCGTATTCGACATCGACCTGGCCCAGGAGATCCAGCAGCTGCTCCTGCCGAAAAACTCCCCAACTTGCGACTGGTGCTGCCTGGGGGTAAAAAACCGCATGGCCATCGGCCTGGGCGGGGATTACTTCGACTTCCTCACCGCTCCCAGCGGCTGCCAGGTGATCTTTCTCGGCGACGTCACCGGCCATGGCCTCACCGCCTCGGTCGTCATGTCGCTGATCTACGGCTACCTGCACCACGCTACGGTGCGCCAGTGCACCCCCCTGGAAACGGTGGCCATGGTCAACAGCTTCCTGCGCTCCTTCGCCACCCGCTCCGACCGCTTCGACTATCTCTTCTCCTCCTCCCTCTTCTTCAGCGTCATCGATCCCGACACCCTGACCATGCGCTACGTCAACGCCGGGCATGTCCCCCCCATGGTGCGGCGCGGCGGCGAGATCTTCCACCTCGTTCCGACCGGCGTCCCCTTAGGCTTTTTCGACGATCCGGAAATGGCCATGTGCACCTTCCAGTTCAACAAGGGGGATCGCCTGCTGCTCACCACCGACGGCATCACCGACGCGAGCAACGACCTCGGCGAATTTTTCGGCAACAGTCGCCTGGAAGAAACCCTGCGCTCCTTCCAGGGAGATCACCTGGAGTTCCTCGACGAGATCTACCGGGCCATCGCCGACTTCGGCGCCGCCGAGATCCTCAAGGACGACTGCACCGCCATCGTCGCCGACTTTCACGGGCCGGTCTTTCGCTGA
- a CDS encoding MinD/ParA family protein — protein MDMVKEPIDQAGTLRSLSGNFARSALAAGEGRKFPQVISVTSGKGGVGKTAVAANIAIVLARSGKKVLIIDADLGLANVDVIFGLTPQFNLNHFFAGEKTLNEIVVEGPEGVCILPAGSGLQSTTHLSPEQRMRFLDAMEAFHGDFDIIIIDTEAGISENVTYFNVAAQQILVVTTPDPTAITDAYAIMKLLSTKYHEKRFNLIVNSVVDPDEALDVYKKLTLVANRYLDISIDYLGCIPYDKRMRESVSRQKVMVELYPKSKISSAFEDLAESLTAMIQNVQAKGTQQFFWQRLLSFGQGE, from the coding sequence ATGGATATGGTCAAGGAACCTATCGACCAGGCCGGGACCCTGCGCTCGCTCAGCGGCAACTTTGCCCGTTCGGCACTGGCGGCGGGAGAGGGGCGCAAGTTCCCGCAGGTCATCTCCGTCACCAGCGGCAAGGGCGGGGTCGGCAAGACCGCCGTGGCGGCCAATATCGCCATCGTCCTGGCCCGCTCCGGCAAGAAGGTGCTGATTATCGACGCCGACCTCGGCCTGGCCAACGTCGACGTGATTTTCGGCCTGACCCCCCAGTTCAATCTCAACCATTTCTTTGCCGGCGAAAAGACCCTCAACGAGATCGTCGTCGAAGGCCCCGAGGGGGTCTGCATCCTGCCGGCCGGTTCCGGTCTTCAGTCCACTACCCATCTCAGCCCCGAGCAGCGGATGCGCTTTCTCGATGCCATGGAGGCCTTTCACGGCGATTTCGACATCATCATCATCGACACCGAAGCGGGCATTTCCGAGAACGTCACCTATTTCAACGTCGCCGCCCAGCAGATCCTGGTCGTAACCACCCCCGACCCGACGGCGATTACCGACGCCTACGCGATCATGAAGCTGCTCTCGACCAAGTATCACGAAAAGCGCTTCAACCTCATCGTCAATTCGGTGGTCGATCCCGACGAGGCGCTCGACGTCTACAAAAAGCTGACCTTGGTGGCCAACCGCTACCTCGACATTTCTATCGATTACCTGGGCTGTATTCCCTACGACAAGCGCATGCGCGAGTCCGTCTCCCGGCAGAAGGTGATGGTCGAACTCTATCCCAAAAGCAAGATCAGCAGCGCCTTCGAGGATCTGGCCGAAAGTCTGACGGCGATGATCCAGAACGTGCAGGCCAAGGGCACCCAGCAGTTCTTCTGGCAGCGGCTCCTTTCCTTCGGGCAGGGCGAATAA
- a CDS encoding flagellar basal body L-ring protein FlgH, whose protein sequence is MKRFLPILLAAFCLGGCAYQAKTLSETEELPDASSVVIETPKPASPGSLWTQQQGSMFYDTKARSVGDIVTVAIFERASASKEAKTSTGRSSSMSADISKAFGLERNMATINKAIDPTALVSAGFDNDFEGSGRTSRKEDLVATLTSQVVEVYPNGNLRISGAKTVTVNNEKQIVKLTGIVRPKDISAQNVVNSENILDARIAYTGKGVISDKQKQGWLMRILDTVWPF, encoded by the coding sequence ATGAAACGATTCCTTCCGATCCTTCTGGCGGCATTCTGTCTCGGCGGTTGCGCCTATCAGGCCAAAACCCTCAGCGAAACCGAGGAGCTGCCCGATGCCTCGTCAGTGGTCATCGAAACCCCGAAACCGGCCAGCCCCGGCTCTCTCTGGACCCAGCAGCAGGGGAGCATGTTCTATGACACCAAGGCGCGCTCGGTGGGGGATATCGTGACCGTGGCCATCTTCGAGCGGGCCAGCGCCAGCAAAGAGGCCAAGACCAGCACCGGCCGGTCGAGCAGCATGTCGGCCGATATCTCCAAGGCCTTCGGCCTGGAGCGCAACATGGCCACGATCAACAAGGCGATCGATCCCACCGCGTTGGTTTCGGCCGGTTTCGACAACGACTTCGAGGGCTCGGGACGAACTTCGCGCAAAGAAGACCTGGTCGCCACCCTGACCAGTCAGGTGGTAGAGGTCTATCCCAACGGCAACCTGCGTATCTCCGGGGCGAAGACGGTGACGGTCAACAACGAAAAACAGATCGTCAAGCTCACCGGCATCGTGCGGCCCAAAGATATTTCGGCCCAGAACGTGGTCAACTCGGAGAATATCCTTGATGCCCGCATCGCCTATACCGGCAAGGGGGTCATCAGCGACAAGCAGAAACAGGGCTGGCTGATGCGCATTCTCGATACGGTCTGGCCGTTCTGA
- a CDS encoding flagellar basal body P-ring protein FlgI: MKKNLRTACLCSFLLLMLADIGWAARIKDIATLEGVRENQLVGYGLVVGLNGSGDSDKTQFTVQSLVNMMERLGVTVDRNEVEVDNVAAVIVTASLPPFARAGGTIDVQVSSVGDADSLAGGTLLMTPLNGPDGQVYAVAQGALVVGSLAFGGKAAKVQTNHPTVGRIPGGAIVEKEVGYEFGTGEVLVYRLKTPDFTTLTRMSEAISGRFGGSIVRPVDSGSLRVLIPDDYRGRAVEFVAALEGLDVTPDLAARVVVNEKTGTIVMGEDVRISTVAVSHGNLSLVISEEAQVSQPAPFSQGETTVVPRTNIEVSEKDSELVVLEKGVSIGDVARSLNAIGATPRDLIAIFQAIKAAGALHAELVIL; encoded by the coding sequence ATGAAAAAAAATCTGCGAACCGCTTGTCTCTGTTCGTTTCTGCTGCTGATGCTGGCCGACATCGGTTGGGCCGCGCGCATCAAAGATATCGCCACCCTCGAAGGGGTGCGGGAAAACCAGCTGGTCGGTTACGGCCTGGTGGTCGGCCTCAACGGCTCGGGGGACAGCGATAAGACCCAGTTTACCGTGCAGTCGCTGGTCAACATGATGGAGCGTCTTGGCGTTACCGTCGACCGCAACGAGGTCGAGGTCGACAACGTGGCGGCGGTCATCGTCACCGCCTCCCTCCCCCCCTTCGCCCGTGCCGGCGGCACCATCGACGTGCAGGTCTCCTCGGTCGGAGATGCCGACAGCCTCGCCGGCGGCACCCTCTTGATGACCCCCCTGAACGGGCCGGACGGGCAGGTCTACGCCGTCGCCCAAGGGGCGCTGGTGGTCGGCTCCCTGGCCTTCGGCGGCAAGGCGGCCAAGGTACAGACCAACCACCCGACGGTCGGCAGGATTCCCGGCGGCGCCATTGTCGAAAAAGAGGTCGGCTACGAGTTCGGCACCGGCGAGGTTCTGGTCTACCGCCTCAAAACCCCCGATTTCACTACCCTGACGCGCATGAGCGAAGCCATCAGCGGGCGCTTCGGCGGCAGCATCGTCCGGCCGGTGGACAGCGGCAGCCTGCGCGTGCTTATCCCCGACGACTATCGCGGCCGCGCCGTGGAGTTCGTCGCGGCGCTAGAAGGGCTTGATGTCACCCCCGACCTGGCAGCGCGGGTGGTCGTCAATGAAAAGACCGGGACGATCGTTATGGGCGAGGATGTCCGCATCTCGACAGTGGCCGTTTCCCACGGCAACCTCAGCCTGGTGATCAGCGAAGAGGCCCAGGTTTCCCAGCCCGCGCCCTTCTCCCAGGGGGAGACGACGGTGGTGCCCCGGACCAACATCGAGGTCTCGGAAAAGGACAGCGAATTGGTGGTGCTCGAAAAAGGGGTCAGCATCGGCGACGTGGCCCGCAGCCTGAACGCTATCGGCGCCACCCCCCGCGACCTGATCGCCATCTTCCAGGCGATCAAGGCCGCCGGGGCCTTGCATGCGGAACTGGTGATCTTGTAA
- a CDS encoding FliA/WhiG family RNA polymerase sigma factor gives MDLETFIYPQPPLVPVDREALIREHLPMVEFIVERMVCQVPSYMTRDDMASAAMVGLMDAAGRFDPGKGVLFKTFAEQRMRGAILDEARKMGWFSRSLRDKQGRVADALTSLEHRLGRSPEEEEVARELGLSLADYHQLLGEVNHLGLVSLQETLDDAGQGRSLQDTLVDKDAPSALDRLEAKELTREIAGCLKTLSEKETQVIALYYYEELTQKEIAEVLGVTEGRVSQLHSQALAKLKGKLSRRGLGREGR, from the coding sequence ATGGATCTGGAGACTTTCATCTATCCCCAACCCCCGCTGGTGCCGGTGGATCGGGAAGCGCTGATCCGCGAGCATCTGCCGATGGTCGAATTCATCGTCGAGCGTATGGTTTGTCAGGTGCCGTCCTACATGACCCGGGACGATATGGCGAGCGCCGCCATGGTTGGGCTGATGGATGCCGCCGGCCGCTTCGATCCCGGCAAGGGGGTGCTCTTCAAGACCTTCGCCGAACAGCGCATGCGCGGGGCGATTCTCGACGAAGCGCGGAAGATGGGCTGGTTTTCGCGGAGCCTGCGGGATAAGCAGGGGCGCGTGGCCGATGCCTTGACCTCCCTGGAACATCGCCTCGGGCGTTCGCCGGAGGAAGAGGAGGTGGCCCGCGAACTGGGGCTGAGCCTGGCCGACTACCATCAACTGCTCGGCGAGGTCAACCATCTCGGTCTGGTCAGCCTGCAGGAAACTCTGGATGATGCCGGCCAGGGGCGCAGCCTGCAGGATACTCTGGTGGACAAGGACGCTCCGAGTGCTCTCGACCGTCTTGAAGCCAAGGAATTGACCCGGGAGATCGCCGGCTGCCTGAAAACCCTGTCGGAAAAGGAAACCCAGGTCATCGCCCTTTACTACTACGAGGAGCTGACCCAGAAAGAAATCGCCGAGGTGCTCGGCGTCACCGAGGGACGGGTCTCTCAGCTGCACAGCCAGGCCCTGGCCAAGCTCAAAGGCAAGTTGTCCCGGCGCGGCCTGGGGCGCGAGGGGCGGTAG
- a CDS encoding rod-binding protein, whose protein sequence is MKLTQIDPSLLVAQNLKADAKDTAKQDDAALRKTCQEFEAIFVQSMFKTMRSTVPAGGLFPRGMAQDSFQDMMDLEVAKASAEQGRLGIAEALYRQLHRDVEADEATQPANPSPPPETD, encoded by the coding sequence ATGAAATTGACTCAGATCGATCCGAGTTTGCTCGTCGCGCAGAATCTCAAGGCCGATGCGAAGGATACGGCCAAGCAGGATGACGCGGCGCTGCGCAAGACCTGTCAGGAGTTCGAGGCGATTTTCGTCCAGTCGATGTTCAAGACGATGCGTTCCACCGTCCCCGCCGGCGGCCTCTTTCCGCGCGGTATGGCCCAGGATTCGTTCCAGGACATGATGGATCTCGAAGTCGCCAAGGCCTCGGCCGAACAGGGACGGCTCGGCATCGCCGAGGCCCTCTACCGCCAGTTGCATCGGGATGTCGAGGCCGACGAGGCCACCCAGCCCGCGAACCCTTCCCCGCCGCCTGAAACGGACTGA
- the ttcA gene encoding tRNA 2-thiocytidine(32) synthetase TtcA encodes MPIIEDQLFRRIKKQTGQAIGDFNLIEEGDRIAVGISGGKDSYTLLHILDSLRRRAPIRYELVAVNVDPGFPGYRKDHIEAHLREHGFTYHLESTDCSAIIDAKLRPGSSYCAFCARLRRGVLYTVADRLGCNKLALGHHLDDFIETLLLNQFYIGTLAAMSPRLLADNGRHTVIRPLVYVEEARIVEFSERNAFPIVCCSCPVVGAADQKRQRMKQLISELAEENPQLRRSLIGALGNVQPRHLMDPRLTPFAPLGKRPDMV; translated from the coding sequence GTGCCGATCATCGAAGACCAACTCTTTCGCCGGATCAAAAAGCAGACCGGCCAGGCCATCGGCGACTTCAACCTGATCGAGGAGGGGGATCGCATCGCCGTGGGGATTTCCGGCGGCAAGGATTCCTACACCCTGCTGCACATCCTCGACAGCCTGCGCCGTCGGGCGCCGATCCGTTACGAACTGGTGGCGGTCAACGTCGATCCGGGTTTTCCCGGCTACCGCAAGGACCACATCGAAGCGCACCTGCGCGAGCACGGCTTCACCTATCACCTGGAAAGTACCGACTGCTCGGCGATCATCGACGCCAAACTGCGCCCCGGCTCTTCCTACTGCGCCTTCTGCGCCCGGCTGCGGCGCGGCGTCCTCTATACGGTGGCCGACCGCCTCGGCTGCAACAAGCTGGCCCTCGGCCATCACCTCGACGACTTCATCGAAACGCTCCTCCTCAACCAGTTCTACATCGGCACCCTGGCGGCGATGAGCCCGCGCCTGCTTGCCGACAACGGCCGGCATACGGTGATCCGCCCCCTGGTTTACGTGGAGGAAGCCCGGATTGTCGAATTCTCCGAACGCAACGCCTTCCCCATTGTCTGCTGTTCCTGCCCGGTGGTCGGCGCCGCCGACCAGAAACGCCAACGCATGAAGCAGCTGATCAGCGAACTGGCGGAAGAAAATCCCCAGTTGCGCCGGAGCCTGATCGGCGCCCTCGGCAACGTCCAACCCCGACATCTGATGGATCCTCGCCTGACGCCCTTCGCCCCCCTCGGCAAGAGGCCCGATATGGTGTAG
- the flgG gene encoding flagellar basal-body rod protein FlgG: MIRSLWTAATGMEAQQLNMDVIANNLANVNSSGFKKSRADFQDILYQTSKLAGATAAGGGEVPTGIQVGLGSKVAAVQKVFTTGDIRTTNNELDLAIEGEGFFQVTQPDGEVAYSRGGAMKMDSTGRLVTSEGLAIEPEVVIPAGATQISIGSDGIVEVLEDGSNTPTEVGTIELARFSNPAGLKSLGHNLYGETVSSGAPETGIPGENGMGAISQGYLEGSNVSIMEEMVNMIAGQRAYEINSKAIQTADEMLQMANGLIR; the protein is encoded by the coding sequence ATGATCAGGTCACTGTGGACCGCCGCGACGGGGATGGAAGCGCAACAGCTGAACATGGACGTCATCGCCAACAACCTGGCCAACGTCAACAGTTCCGGCTTCAAGAAGAGCCGCGCCGACTTTCAGGATATCCTCTATCAGACCAGCAAACTGGCGGGCGCCACGGCGGCCGGCGGCGGCGAAGTCCCCACCGGCATCCAGGTCGGTCTCGGCTCGAAGGTGGCGGCGGTGCAGAAGGTCTTCACCACGGGCGACATCCGCACGACCAACAACGAACTCGACCTGGCCATCGAAGGCGAAGGCTTCTTCCAGGTGACCCAGCCGGACGGTGAAGTGGCCTACAGCCGCGGCGGCGCCATGAAGATGGACAGCACCGGGCGCCTGGTTACCTCCGAAGGTCTGGCCATCGAGCCGGAAGTCGTCATTCCGGCGGGTGCGACGCAGATCTCCATCGGCTCCGACGGTATCGTCGAAGTGCTCGAAGACGGCAGCAATACCCCGACCGAAGTGGGAACGATCGAATTGGCTCGCTTCAGCAATCCCGCCGGCCTCAAGAGCCTCGGCCACAACCTCTACGGCGAAACCGTCTCCTCCGGCGCGCCGGAAACGGGGATCCCCGGCGAGAACGGCATGGGCGCCATCTCCCAGGGCTACCTGGAAGGTTCCAACGTCAGCATCATGGAAGAGATGGTCAACATGATCGCCGGGCAGCGCGCCTACGAAATCAACTCCAAGGCGATTCAGACCGCCGATGAGATGTTGCAGATGGCCAACGGACTCATCCGCTAG